From a single Candidatus Margulisiibacteriota bacterium genomic region:
- a CDS encoding Fur family transcriptional regulator — MEATEILKKKAIKVTSQRVKILDYLLEFKVHPTAEQIYGELSNSKEILSLATVYNALTLFVELGIVKKISGPNETAVFDIVTEDHYHFFCSECDKIFDIPSEMKELSSLDLKGHKAVSFQGWFKGICNNCNKGVKKKNLLNLLKQKVRIFTRR, encoded by the coding sequence ATGGAAGCAACTGAAATATTAAAGAAGAAGGCAATAAAGGTCACCTCTCAGAGGGTGAAAATCTTGGATTATCTTTTGGAATTTAAGGTGCATCCTACTGCTGAACAAATATATGGAGAGCTTTCTAATAGTAAAGAAATCTTATCTTTAGCAACAGTGTATAACGCACTTACGCTATTTGTTGAGCTGGGGATAGTAAAAAAAATAAGTGGCCCAAACGAGACAGCTGTTTTTGATATTGTCACAGAAGATCATTACCATTTTTTTTGTTCTGAATGTGATAAAATTTTTGATATTCCTTCAGAAATGAAAGAACTTTCATCTCTAGATTTAAAGGGGCACAAGGCGGTATCTTTTCAGGGATGGTTTAAGGGTATTTGTAATAACTGTAATAAGGGGGTGAAAAAAAAGAATTTATTGAATTTATTAAAGCAGAAGGTTAGAATTTTTACTAGGAGGTAG